A genome region from Fervidobacterium changbaicum includes the following:
- a CDS encoding proline--tRNA ligase yields MKYSQLYAPTLKEAPADSEVPSQELLIRGGFIRKIAAGVYTYLPLGRRVLLKIERIVREEMDRIGANEILMPIIQPAELWKQSGRWDDYGPEMMKLRDRHDREFTLGPTHEELVTFLIQNELNSYKQLPMTLYQIANKYRDEIRPRFGVLRAREFIMKDGYSFHDSWESLHETYKAHRQAYSNIMERLGLKYAIVEASSGAIGGSESHEFVAFADTGESNILYCDCGYSGNDERVPYVGEVVYESEEEKPIEKTYTPNVKTVEDVANFLNVPVRKIVKTLIYKGRNGYFMALVPGDRELNEEKLKAFVNDQSLVFATPEEILKDFGVPIGFLGPVGVKGIRIIADTQVKGMKNFVVGGMEKDYHYVNVNVGRDFVPDEWTDLVVAREGDPCPVCSKPLKMKKGIELGHIFKLGTKYSEAMGSKYMDRDGQLKPFIMGCYGWGISRTMGAIVEQLHDEKGIIWPLSVAPFTTIITPVSNNENLMKFATELYEFLLLKGEEVLFDDRNVSPGVKFSDADLIGIPFRITIGKTLNEGFVEIKWRTGYQLRVEADFEKIYEALNVSKEKYNPHERV; encoded by the coding sequence ATGAAGTATAGTCAACTTTACGCACCAACGCTAAAGGAGGCACCAGCTGATTCTGAAGTTCCCAGTCAGGAGTTACTAATAAGAGGGGGATTCATAAGGAAAATCGCGGCAGGAGTTTACACTTACCTACCACTTGGCAGGCGAGTGCTCCTTAAAATCGAAAGGATTGTCAGAGAGGAAATGGACAGAATAGGTGCTAATGAAATACTAATGCCAATAATTCAACCCGCTGAACTTTGGAAACAATCTGGCAGGTGGGATGACTATGGCCCAGAGATGATGAAACTCAGAGACCGACACGACAGAGAATTTACACTGGGACCAACCCACGAGGAACTAGTCACGTTCCTTATTCAAAACGAGCTCAACAGCTACAAACAATTACCAATGACACTCTATCAGATTGCAAACAAATACCGTGATGAGATTCGCCCAAGATTTGGAGTGTTAAGAGCCCGGGAGTTCATCATGAAAGATGGTTACAGTTTCCATGATAGCTGGGAATCCTTGCACGAAACGTACAAAGCTCACAGACAGGCGTATTCTAACATAATGGAGCGCTTAGGTCTCAAATACGCTATTGTGGAAGCTTCATCGGGAGCTATTGGTGGTAGTGAGAGCCACGAGTTCGTAGCTTTTGCCGACACCGGAGAGAGTAACATACTGTACTGTGACTGTGGATATTCGGGGAACGACGAACGCGTTCCATACGTTGGCGAAGTTGTTTATGAAAGTGAAGAAGAAAAACCTATCGAAAAGACTTACACACCAAACGTAAAGACAGTGGAGGATGTTGCAAATTTCCTCAACGTTCCCGTGAGAAAGATTGTCAAAACACTTATCTACAAGGGTAGAAATGGTTACTTTATGGCACTTGTTCCTGGAGACAGGGAACTTAATGAAGAGAAATTGAAAGCTTTTGTTAACGACCAGTCGTTAGTGTTTGCCACACCTGAAGAGATACTCAAAGACTTTGGAGTGCCCATTGGATTCTTAGGTCCTGTTGGTGTCAAAGGTATCAGAATAATAGCTGATACTCAAGTCAAAGGCATGAAAAATTTCGTGGTTGGTGGTATGGAAAAAGATTATCACTATGTCAATGTGAACGTTGGAAGAGACTTTGTTCCGGATGAATGGACAGACCTTGTTGTTGCCCGTGAAGGTGATCCTTGTCCAGTGTGTAGCAAACCATTGAAAATGAAGAAAGGTATTGAACTTGGCCATATCTTCAAACTGGGAACGAAATATTCAGAAGCGATGGGATCAAAATACATGGATAGAGATGGTCAATTGAAACCGTTTATAATGGGATGCTACGGCTGGGGTATCTCAAGAACAATGGGAGCTATAGTAGAACAACTCCATGACGAAAAAGGAATTATCTGGCCACTTTCAGTTGCCCCATTCACAACAATTATTACACCTGTCAGCAATAACGAAAATCTAATGAAATTCGCAACAGAACTGTATGAATTCCTGCTTCTAAAAGGCGAAGAGGTACTCTTTGACGACCGAAATGTTTCACCGGGTGTTAAGTTCAGCGATGCCGATTTGATAGGTATCCCATTCAGAATCACGATAGGTAAGACGCTAAATGAAGGATTTGTTGAGATTAAATGGAGGACAGGGTATCAACTTAGAGTAGAAGCAGACTTTGAAAAGATATACGAAGCTTTGAATGTTTCAAAAGAGAAATACAACCCACATGAAAGAGTATAA